In a single window of the Nocardioides massiliensis genome:
- a CDS encoding hemolysin family protein, giving the protein MTGNPLAVMVVTTLLIVLSAFFVAAEFALLAVRRHRLEERAGDSRSARAALRSYNELTVLLAGCQLGITACALALGAITKPAVKHALTPLIADLGGPAWVADAGGFMLALIVVAFLHLVIGEMAPKSWAIAHPETAATVLALPMRAFMWLTRPLLRFLNEAANWCLRRVGVEPQDSVMTSQTAADLRQLVEHSANVGALDASFSTQMTEAIDLAELTLADLVRLDQPLAAVPSDAPIEAVQDSARTTGHLRILLADGGAVTDVVHVRDTLDQEPGTAARAFARPVLEIAADTPVYAALATMRETRNHLVLVTSPEGHGVVTLTDVLERLLPTAAVR; this is encoded by the coding sequence GTGACCGGCAACCCGCTCGCGGTCATGGTCGTGACCACGCTCCTCATCGTCCTCAGCGCGTTCTTCGTGGCCGCCGAGTTCGCCCTCCTCGCCGTACGTCGGCACCGGCTCGAGGAGCGTGCCGGCGACAGCCGTTCGGCGCGTGCAGCGCTGCGCTCCTACAACGAGCTCACCGTCTTGCTGGCTGGCTGCCAGCTCGGCATCACCGCCTGCGCCCTCGCGCTGGGCGCGATCACCAAGCCTGCGGTCAAGCACGCCCTCACGCCGCTCATCGCCGATCTCGGCGGGCCGGCATGGGTCGCTGACGCCGGCGGCTTCATGCTGGCGCTGATCGTGGTGGCGTTCCTGCACCTCGTGATCGGTGAGATGGCGCCGAAGTCCTGGGCGATCGCGCACCCCGAGACCGCCGCGACAGTCCTCGCCCTCCCTATGCGCGCCTTCATGTGGCTCACGCGTCCCCTGCTCCGCTTCCTCAACGAAGCGGCCAACTGGTGCCTGCGCCGTGTCGGCGTCGAGCCGCAGGACAGCGTGATGACCAGCCAGACGGCGGCCGACCTGCGCCAGCTGGTGGAGCACTCCGCCAACGTCGGCGCGCTCGACGCGAGCTTCTCCACGCAGATGACCGAGGCGATCGACCTGGCCGAGCTGACCCTCGCCGACCTGGTGCGTCTCGACCAGCCCTTGGCGGCGGTGCCGTCGGACGCGCCGATCGAGGCCGTCCAGGACTCCGCCCGCACCACCGGCCACCTGCGGATCCTGCTCGCCGACGGTGGAGCTGTCACCGACGTCGTCCACGTGCGCGACACGCTCGACCAAGAGCCCGGCACCGCGGCCCGCGCGTTCGCCCGGCCGGTGCTGGAGATCGCGGCCGACACCCCGGTGTACGCCGCACTGGCGACGATGCGGGAGACCCGCAACCACCTGGTCCTCGTCACCTCCCCCGAGGGACACGGCGTGGTCACGCTCACCGACGTGCTCGAGCGACTGCTGCCGACCGCAGCCGTGCGGTGA
- a CDS encoding hemolysin family protein has product MMWALTLLLGLLVVLAITVATGYFVAQEFAYMAVDRSRLKARASAGDTAAARALAVTRRTSFMLSGAQLGITVTALLVGFVAEPLIGQSLSTALGGVGVPSGVGVAIGTVAALLLSTFVQMLFGELFPKNLAIARPEPVAVSLAASTTIYLAVFGWLIKIFDQASNLLLRAFGMEPVHDVEHSATRRDLEHIVAGSRDSGELPAELSLLLDRLIDFPDEDVEHAMIPRSRVDVVRPEVSIGSVRALMSTGHSRYPVLDDDEEILGVVHLQDVLGGTHTDDAPVSTLMRPPVLVPTTMSLPDALDLLTSASSQLACVLDEYGGLAGVLTVEDLAEELVGEITDEHDPEEDFEPVVLTSDATVWEMPGDVHLDEVGRSIDRELPDSESETLGGLVTELYGALPDIGTEVVLELPLDPALLAEDEGPEPEALLLEVLEIERHVPALVRVRLGSAANTSTRDTTAADATHAEEAQS; this is encoded by the coding sequence ATGATGTGGGCGCTCACGCTCCTCCTCGGACTGCTCGTCGTGCTGGCGATCACCGTCGCCACGGGCTACTTCGTCGCCCAGGAGTTCGCCTACATGGCGGTCGACCGGTCGCGGCTGAAGGCCCGGGCCTCCGCGGGTGACACCGCCGCGGCCCGTGCTCTGGCCGTCACCCGGCGTACGTCGTTCATGCTGTCCGGCGCGCAGCTCGGCATCACCGTCACCGCGCTCCTGGTGGGCTTCGTCGCCGAGCCGCTTATCGGGCAGTCGCTCAGCACCGCGCTGGGTGGCGTCGGCGTCCCGAGCGGGGTCGGCGTGGCCATCGGCACCGTCGCCGCGCTGCTGCTGTCGACCTTCGTGCAGATGCTGTTCGGCGAGCTGTTCCCCAAGAACCTGGCCATCGCCCGCCCCGAGCCGGTGGCCGTCAGCCTGGCGGCCTCCACCACGATCTATCTGGCGGTCTTCGGCTGGCTGATCAAGATCTTCGACCAGGCCTCCAACCTGCTGCTGAGGGCGTTCGGCATGGAGCCCGTCCACGATGTCGAGCACTCGGCCACGCGCCGGGACCTGGAGCACATCGTCGCCGGCTCCCGCGACAGCGGCGAGCTCCCGGCAGAGCTGTCCTTGCTCCTCGACCGGCTCATCGACTTCCCCGACGAGGACGTCGAGCACGCGATGATCCCGCGCTCGCGCGTCGACGTGGTCCGTCCAGAGGTATCGATCGGGTCCGTGCGCGCTCTCATGAGCACCGGGCACTCGCGCTACCCCGTCCTCGACGACGACGAGGAGATCCTCGGTGTCGTCCACCTGCAGGACGTCCTCGGCGGCACCCACACCGACGACGCCCCGGTCTCCACCCTCATGCGCCCACCGGTCCTCGTGCCCACCACGATGAGCCTCCCGGACGCGCTCGACCTGCTGACCTCGGCCAGCAGCCAGCTGGCGTGCGTGCTCGATGAGTACGGCGGCCTGGCCGGCGTCCTGACCGTAGAGGACCTGGCGGAGGAGCTCGTCGGCGAGATCACCGACGAGCACGACCCCGAGGAAGACTTCGAGCCGGTGGTCCTCACTTCTGACGCGACCGTGTGGGAGATGCCCGGCGACGTCCACCTCGACGAGGTCGGTCGCAGCATCGACCGCGAGCTCCCCGACAGCGAGAGCGAGACCCTCGGCGGACTGGTCACCGAGCTGTACGGCGCCCTGCCCGACATCGGCACCGAGGTGGTGCTCGAGCTCCCGCTCGATCCCGCACTCCTGGCCGAGGACGAAGGCCCCGAGCCCGAGGCGCTCCTGCTCGAGGTGCTCGAGATCGAGCGGCACGTGCCCGCGCTCGTCCGGGTGCGCCTCGGGTCCGCGGCCAACACCTCGACCAGGGACACCACCGCGGCCGACGCCACCCACGCCGAGGAGGCACAGTCGTGA
- a CDS encoding LLM class flavin-dependent oxidoreductase yields the protein MKKIGFLSFGHWSASPHSKTRSASDVLLQSIDLAVAAEEVGADGAYFRVHHFAQQLASPFPLLAAVGARTSRIDIGTGVIDMRYENPLYMAEDAGAADLIAGGRLQLGISRGSPEQVVDGFRYFGYAPPEGQDSADMAREHTRIFRQVIEGKGFAEPSPTPMFPNPPGLLRVEPHSEGLQRRIWWGAGSRATAQWAAEEGMHLMSSTLLTEDTGVPFHQLQAEQIQLFRDTWKAAGHDFEPQVSVSRSIFPIVSDADRAYFGHESTGSDQVGMLEGGRARFGKTYAGEPEQLVKDLAEDEAIAAADTLLLTVPNQLGVDYNAHVLESVLTHLAPELGWR from the coding sequence ATGAAGAAGATCGGGTTCCTGTCCTTCGGCCATTGGTCGGCGTCGCCGCACTCGAAGACGCGGTCGGCGTCGGACGTGCTGCTGCAGTCCATCGACCTGGCGGTCGCTGCCGAGGAGGTCGGGGCCGACGGTGCGTACTTCCGCGTGCACCACTTCGCCCAGCAGCTGGCCTCGCCGTTCCCGCTGCTCGCCGCGGTGGGTGCGCGCACAAGCCGGATCGACATCGGTACGGGCGTCATCGACATGAGGTACGAGAACCCCCTCTACATGGCCGAGGACGCCGGCGCCGCCGACCTGATCGCCGGCGGTCGTCTGCAGCTCGGCATCAGCCGCGGATCACCGGAGCAGGTCGTCGACGGGTTCCGCTACTTCGGCTACGCCCCGCCCGAGGGTCAGGACTCCGCCGACATGGCGCGCGAACACACACGGATCTTCCGCCAGGTGATCGAGGGCAAGGGGTTCGCCGAGCCCAGCCCGACCCCGATGTTCCCCAACCCGCCCGGCCTGCTGCGCGTCGAGCCGCATTCCGAGGGGCTGCAGCGGCGCATCTGGTGGGGCGCCGGCTCACGGGCGACCGCGCAATGGGCGGCGGAGGAGGGCATGCACCTCATGAGCTCCACCCTGCTCACCGAGGACACCGGCGTGCCGTTCCACCAGCTCCAGGCCGAGCAGATCCAGCTCTTCCGCGACACCTGGAAGGCCGCGGGTCACGACTTCGAGCCGCAGGTCTCGGTCAGCCGCAGCATCTTCCCGATCGTCAGCGACGCCGACCGGGCGTACTTCGGCCACGAGTCCACCGGCAGCGACCAGGTCGGCATGCTCGAGGGTGGTCGCGCCCGCTTCGGCAAGACGTACGCCGGCGAGCCCGAGCAGCTGGTCAAGGACCTCGCCGAGGACGAGGCCATCGCCGCTGCCGACACCCTGCTCCTCACGGTCCCGAACCAGCTGGGCGTCGACTACAACGCCCACGTCCTCGAGTCCGTGCTCACCCACCTCGCGCCGGAGCTCGGCTGGCGCTGA
- a CDS encoding response regulator transcription factor: MGRIWNGLARDTRTVILSVVASSLVVGVPTTAVVVATNSDKVDGKHAVGAKAGLAKRARKLVATNARGPLTANIVAEGRANGDVAAELFVSEATVKTHLRHVYDKLGVSDRAGAVSAAYRKGLLGR; the protein is encoded by the coding sequence ATGGGAAGAATCTGGAACGGGCTGGCACGGGACACGCGGACGGTGATCTTGTCTGTCGTCGCCAGCTCACTGGTGGTGGGTGTGCCGACGACGGCAGTGGTCGTCGCCACCAACTCCGACAAGGTCGACGGCAAGCACGCAGTGGGCGCCAAGGCCGGCCTCGCGAAGCGTGCGCGCAAGCTCGTGGCGACGAACGCCAGGGGCCCGTTGACTGCCAACATCGTCGCCGAGGGCCGTGCCAACGGCGACGTCGCGGCGGAACTGTTCGTCAGCGAGGCGACGGTGAAGACGCACCTGCGCCACGTGTACGACAAGCTCGGCGTGTCCGACCGCGCGGGAGCCGTCTCGGCGGCGTACCGCAAGGGCCTGCTGGGCCGGTAG
- a CDS encoding PIN domain-containing protein, which translates to MSAGLTLDAGALIAVERGNGRIRALLRAAAERSLPVVVPAGVVAQVWRGGPRQARLATLLASADVSVVELDGPAARAVGVLCGRVGQSDVVDGHVALVARQRRHIVVTSDPADIAAFDPSLPIAVV; encoded by the coding sequence ATGAGCGCCGGGCTGACGCTCGATGCCGGTGCGCTGATCGCGGTCGAGCGCGGCAACGGTCGGATCCGGGCTCTTCTCCGGGCAGCCGCCGAGAGGAGCCTCCCGGTGGTGGTCCCGGCGGGTGTCGTCGCGCAGGTATGGCGCGGCGGGCCGCGGCAAGCAAGGCTGGCGACGCTTCTCGCGTCCGCCGACGTATCCGTCGTGGAGCTCGACGGACCTGCTGCTCGCGCAGTCGGAGTCTTGTGCGGACGCGTCGGTCAGTCCGACGTAGTCGACGGGCACGTCGCCCTGGTCGCCCGGCAGCGACGACACATCGTCGTCACGTCGGATCCCGCCGACATCGCCGCCTTCGACCCGAGCCTGCCGATCGCGGTCGTGTGA
- a CDS encoding ERCC4 domain-containing protein: protein MPADFVIARNPDADSTLPYLLRIPLGEQGVLLKAKEMWPRTAKVYCHRVEEWPDDAEIVQRVRTRSCVRRGAAIDLVLERGRENRSQFVMTFVRGRQVIFWQSARTTKQARPRVKPPTARASGVADLEIVIDSRERYGYSFADRQVTTVRDRLDAGDYAVRRHGTVLAAVERKSLADLVSSLTTGTLKYQLTELASIARAAVVVEDRYSAVFKLDHVRPAVVADGIAECQVAFPGVPIVFCETRKLAQEWTYRFLAAAHAAADVEGGATRLVADLATPPPLAPAPPSPAEVRAWALVNGYDVSDRGRVPARLVEAFVAAREGTR from the coding sequence GTGCCTGCGGACTTCGTGATCGCCCGCAACCCGGATGCGGACTCGACGCTGCCCTACCTGCTCCGGATCCCGCTGGGGGAGCAGGGCGTGCTGCTGAAGGCCAAGGAGATGTGGCCGCGTACGGCGAAGGTGTACTGCCACCGCGTCGAGGAGTGGCCCGACGACGCCGAGATCGTGCAACGCGTGCGGACCCGCAGCTGTGTGCGGCGAGGCGCAGCGATCGACCTCGTCCTCGAACGCGGGCGGGAGAACCGCTCGCAGTTCGTGATGACCTTCGTGCGCGGCCGCCAGGTGATCTTCTGGCAGAGCGCGCGCACCACCAAGCAGGCGCGCCCGCGCGTGAAGCCGCCCACGGCACGGGCCTCTGGTGTCGCCGACCTCGAGATCGTCATCGACTCCCGCGAGCGGTACGGCTACTCGTTCGCCGACCGGCAGGTCACCACGGTGCGGGACCGGCTCGACGCCGGTGACTACGCCGTACGCCGACACGGGACGGTGCTCGCCGCCGTCGAGCGCAAGAGTCTGGCGGACCTGGTCTCGTCGCTGACGACGGGCACGCTGAAGTACCAGCTCACCGAGCTCGCCAGCATCGCGCGCGCAGCAGTGGTGGTGGAGGACCGTTACTCCGCTGTCTTCAAGCTCGACCATGTGCGGCCGGCGGTCGTCGCCGACGGGATCGCGGAGTGCCAGGTTGCGTTCCCCGGCGTGCCGATCGTGTTCTGCGAGACCCGCAAGCTCGCGCAGGAGTGGACCTACCGGTTCCTCGCTGCGGCCCATGCGGCGGCCGACGTCGAGGGCGGCGCTACTCGGCTCGTCGCGGACTTGGCGACTCCGCCGCCGCTGGCTCCCGCGCCACCGAGTCCGGCCGAGGTCCGAGCCTGGGCATTGGTGAACGGGTACGACGTCTCCGACCGCGGCCGCGTCCCGGCTCGACTCGTCGAGGCGTTCGTCGCGGCGCGGGAAGGGACGCGATGA
- a CDS encoding HNH endonuclease signature motif containing protein, with protein MLDRGDLENFGKAEVWEAMRASRARVQREQTDELLLAAHLAGLYEGHQIMADHAAFKHEPERMVALAGEGAPIVSEYAASELSGHLRMPLQSARQLLGDAIEIAHRLPRLWARMVEGKTEAWRVRAVAKETRKLSFEAASWVDAQLTHRLQKRKPNNAAPELVDEAIRRFDAELFARREERRQDGRGVWLDPDTCQGLLRGVHMNLDAPDAELLDQTLDTIAAGLKAAGDTDDHQARRAKAVGTLLDPQLAMDFLNGTLPDTSSGGTTKTKSPGTTTRVANIYIHCTLADLAIMTSRGIDHGASIEKLGPITLARLSEWLTRPGGVGSGRINVRPVIDTNTDQAVDQHDPPAWMREAMILRDEVCVFPGCTTTARACDADHIEPYVPLEDGGPPGQTSLANLAPLCRSHHRLKTHMGWTYQRRRDGTYAWRDRWGRSVRDGDASDLDSARSTKTFARSTKTSVIEMYLHDFLIEYVGGTDPPTSRSRPVACAGLDRLDQRGPARAYCPVHRAKTRIRTV; from the coding sequence ATGCTCGATCGAGGCGATCTGGAGAACTTCGGCAAGGCCGAAGTGTGGGAAGCCATGCGCGCTTCCCGGGCCCGGGTCCAGCGCGAGCAGACCGATGAGCTCCTCCTCGCCGCGCACCTCGCTGGCCTGTACGAGGGCCACCAGATCATGGCCGATCACGCCGCGTTCAAGCACGAGCCGGAGCGGATGGTGGCGCTCGCGGGCGAGGGCGCGCCGATCGTGAGTGAGTACGCCGCCAGCGAGCTCTCCGGTCACCTACGGATGCCGCTGCAGTCCGCACGGCAACTCCTGGGCGATGCGATCGAGATCGCCCACCGCCTCCCGCGGCTGTGGGCGCGGATGGTGGAGGGCAAGACCGAGGCGTGGCGGGTGCGGGCCGTGGCCAAGGAGACCCGCAAGCTGTCCTTCGAGGCCGCGTCGTGGGTGGATGCGCAGCTGACGCATCGGTTGCAGAAGCGCAAGCCCAACAACGCCGCCCCCGAACTGGTCGACGAGGCGATCCGCCGGTTCGACGCCGAGCTCTTCGCCCGACGCGAGGAACGTCGCCAGGACGGCCGCGGCGTGTGGCTCGACCCCGACACCTGCCAAGGCCTGTTGCGTGGGGTGCACATGAACCTCGACGCCCCCGACGCCGAACTGCTCGACCAGACCCTCGACACCATCGCCGCAGGGCTGAAGGCCGCCGGCGACACCGACGACCACCAAGCCCGTCGCGCCAAAGCGGTCGGGACCCTGCTCGACCCGCAACTGGCGATGGACTTCCTCAACGGCACCCTGCCCGACACCAGTTCGGGCGGGACCACGAAGACGAAGTCGCCAGGCACAACGACCCGAGTCGCGAACATCTACATCCACTGCACCCTCGCCGACCTCGCGATCATGACCAGCCGTGGCATCGACCACGGCGCGAGCATCGAGAAGCTGGGACCCATCACCCTCGCGCGGCTCAGCGAATGGTTGACCCGCCCCGGCGGCGTCGGCTCCGGACGCATCAACGTCCGGCCGGTGATCGACACCAACACCGACCAGGCCGTGGATCAGCACGACCCGCCGGCGTGGATGCGCGAGGCGATGATCCTGCGCGACGAGGTCTGCGTGTTCCCCGGCTGCACCACCACCGCCAGAGCCTGCGATGCCGACCACATCGAGCCCTACGTCCCGCTCGAGGACGGCGGCCCACCCGGCCAGACGTCACTGGCGAACCTGGCTCCGCTCTGCCGTTCGCATCACCGGCTCAAGACCCACATGGGGTGGACCTACCAACGCCGCCGCGACGGGACCTATGCGTGGCGTGACCGGTGGGGGCGGTCCGTCAGGGACGGTGACGCATCGGATCTCGACTCCGCTCGATCAACAAAGACGTTCGCTCGATCGACAAAGACCTCAGTCATCGAGATGTATCTGCACGACTTCCTCATCGAGTACGTCGGCGGCACCGACCCGCCGACCTCGCGATCCCGCCCCGTCGCCTGCGCGGGTCTCGACAGGCTCGACCAACGAGGACCCGCGCGGGCGTACTGCCCTGTCCACAGGGCGAAAACGCGGATCCGCACGGTCTGA
- a CDS encoding NADPH-dependent F420 reductase: MAHVSIIGTGNMGQAIAGIAGKGPHTVQLIGEDDKGTAVTGDVVVLAIPYGAIRSVIAERGDELKGKVVVDISNPLDFETFDSLLVPADGSAAAEVASALPDSKVLKAFNTTFAATLASGAVGDNTTTVLIAGDDANAKATLADIVTGGGLRAIDAGSLKRARELEAIGFLQLTLGASEKVSWTGGFAVVV, encoded by the coding sequence ATGGCACACGTCTCCATCATCGGCACCGGCAACATGGGCCAGGCGATCGCCGGTATCGCTGGCAAGGGCCCCCACACCGTTCAGCTCATCGGCGAGGACGACAAGGGCACCGCGGTGACCGGGGACGTCGTCGTCCTGGCGATCCCCTACGGTGCGATCCGTTCGGTCATCGCCGAGCGCGGCGACGAGCTCAAGGGCAAGGTCGTCGTCGACATCAGCAACCCGCTCGACTTCGAGACCTTCGACTCCCTCCTCGTCCCCGCGGACGGCTCCGCCGCCGCCGAGGTCGCGTCTGCGCTGCCTGACTCGAAGGTGCTCAAGGCGTTCAACACCACCTTCGCCGCCACCCTCGCCTCCGGCGCGGTCGGCGACAACACCACGACCGTCCTGATCGCAGGCGACGACGCCAACGCCAAGGCGACGCTCGCCGACATCGTCACCGGTGGTGGCCTCCGGGCGATCGACGCCGGCTCGCTCAAGCGCGCTCGCGAGCTTGAAGCCATCGGCTTCCTGCAGCTCACCTTGGGCGCCAGCGAGAAGGTCTCCTGGACCGGCGGCTTCGCGGTCGTCGTCTGA
- a CDS encoding DUF2695 domain-containing protein codes for MSDKSIAAAAEEELRQLAQDWTEPRQGECVLCFVARMLDAWGCDETLRFAERYRVRRAPRASALLRRFEDVGGFCDCEIFLNGYVVVDPFGVGLPACLGVSRGSTQPCGSWTRRVRGR; via the coding sequence ATGAGCGACAAGTCGATCGCGGCCGCAGCGGAGGAGGAGCTTCGCCAGCTCGCCCAGGACTGGACGGAGCCGAGGCAGGGGGAGTGCGTGCTCTGCTTCGTCGCGCGCATGCTCGATGCCTGGGGATGCGACGAGACGTTGCGGTTCGCCGAGCGCTACCGCGTCCGTCGAGCACCCCGCGCGAGTGCGCTGCTGCGACGGTTCGAGGACGTCGGGGGCTTCTGCGACTGCGAGATCTTTCTCAACGGCTACGTTGTGGTCGATCCCTTCGGTGTCGGCCTTCCCGCGTGCCTGGGCGTGAGCCGTGGATCGACTCAACCATGCGGCTCCTGGACGCGCCGCGTGCGTGGTCGTTGA
- a CDS encoding DEAD/DEAH box helicase family protein: MSAPEPPPLRRHQREAREALARLWDAGGDRAWVVLPPGAGKTLVGLLEARDHLRTHAHGHVVVLGPNTAIVNQWLGSAGELGLEAGRERDLSAPFTATTYQSLAVFDPDAEVDEDGEEGAESGRERGQLIDRLHPNGRALIDALASTEELLVVLDECHHLLEVWGRLLADVLALLPHARVLGLTATPPEALSQDQAALVRELFGEVAYATTIPAVVREGDLAPFAELAYLVEPTPIEDEWLGQESLRFRELTTRLLDPAYGSISFQAWLHARFVAPVPQVRTWASMLREEPDLAAAALRMHHDGMLELPTGARPAEEHRRPPEAEDWVLLISDWVTQHLVASEDPVDAAIVEDVRRALPAVGYQLTKRGIRRGRTPTDRVLARSEAKTHAAADIIAAEGVALGDRLRQLVLCDHERASATLPVSLDGVLAPQAGSAVAVLDTLLRDPRTDWLAPVLVTGRTIAGSPLTMEALRTDVARTAPDLAAELSIEALPGATGAVQLVGPRWRARHWVGPVTRFFEDGGSRILIGTRALLGEGWNARRITGLVDLTSATSTTAVVQTRGRALRIDPAWPDKVAITWSVVCVSAAHPRGDQDWKRLVRKHHGFFGVDEEGVIADGVAHLDATFSPYFPPAVSAIPDINARMTARAADRDAIRAAWRVGEPYEGRTAVAVRVRRRTSGALMPLTATSLVPQVVVHQDHVELSAEATPPVTKARRRVGTAGAVGTIAAMVLASSGALSDPVAATVLGVVVLVSILGFLTAWVREGRARSAYLRELASAVADPPSLEAIARAVAGALRITGQVSKGGEAVDVQVDAGGDHRVVLSGVSEEESALFATSLDEALAPIQIPRYVVARHRVSGVVRVPAVVWRADLEPRVQRMLRPDHTTWFAVPTALGTNIERARVYGVTWQRYVGGDPDPVFTGSPEGAGVLAAQAGADPLDVTTVMRRQWE, encoded by the coding sequence ATGTCCGCGCCCGAGCCGCCTCCGCTGCGCCGTCATCAGCGCGAGGCACGCGAAGCGCTCGCCCGATTGTGGGATGCCGGGGGCGACCGCGCGTGGGTGGTGCTCCCACCTGGGGCTGGCAAGACCCTCGTCGGACTGCTCGAGGCGCGCGACCACCTGCGCACGCACGCCCACGGCCACGTCGTGGTGCTCGGGCCCAACACCGCGATCGTCAACCAGTGGCTGGGCAGCGCCGGCGAGCTGGGGTTGGAGGCCGGGCGCGAGCGCGACCTGTCCGCACCGTTCACGGCGACCACCTACCAGTCGTTGGCGGTCTTCGACCCCGACGCGGAGGTCGACGAGGACGGTGAGGAAGGAGCGGAGTCCGGGCGGGAGCGAGGCCAGCTCATCGACCGGTTGCACCCCAACGGGCGCGCGCTCATCGACGCACTGGCCAGCACCGAGGAGCTCCTCGTGGTGCTCGACGAGTGCCACCACCTGCTCGAGGTGTGGGGGCGGCTGCTCGCGGACGTCCTTGCGCTGCTCCCGCACGCGCGGGTCCTGGGCCTGACCGCCACCCCGCCGGAGGCATTGAGCCAGGACCAGGCGGCGCTCGTGCGCGAGCTGTTCGGCGAGGTCGCCTACGCCACGACGATCCCGGCGGTGGTGCGCGAGGGCGACCTGGCTCCGTTCGCCGAGCTCGCCTATCTCGTCGAGCCGACCCCGATCGAGGACGAGTGGCTCGGCCAGGAGTCCCTGCGGTTCCGCGAGCTCACGACCCGGCTGCTGGACCCGGCGTACGGCTCGATCAGCTTCCAGGCATGGCTGCACGCGCGGTTCGTCGCACCGGTGCCGCAGGTGCGCACCTGGGCCTCGATGCTGCGTGAGGAGCCGGATCTCGCCGCGGCGGCGCTGCGCATGCACCACGACGGCATGCTCGAGCTGCCGACCGGCGCGCGCCCGGCGGAGGAGCACCGACGCCCGCCCGAGGCCGAGGACTGGGTGCTGCTGATCTCCGACTGGGTGACCCAGCACCTGGTCGCCTCCGAGGACCCGGTCGACGCCGCGATCGTGGAGGACGTACGCCGTGCCCTGCCGGCGGTGGGCTACCAGCTCACCAAGCGCGGCATCCGGCGCGGGCGGACGCCGACCGACCGGGTGCTGGCGCGGTCGGAGGCCAAGACCCACGCGGCTGCCGACATCATCGCCGCGGAGGGGGTGGCGCTGGGTGACCGGCTGCGGCAGCTGGTGCTGTGTGACCACGAGCGGGCGTCGGCGACCCTGCCGGTCTCGCTCGACGGGGTCCTCGCACCGCAGGCCGGATCGGCGGTGGCCGTGCTCGACACGCTCCTGCGCGACCCGCGGACCGACTGGCTCGCGCCGGTCCTCGTCACGGGGCGGACCATCGCCGGCAGCCCGCTGACGATGGAGGCCCTGCGCACCGACGTCGCCCGCACCGCCCCCGATCTCGCCGCCGAGCTGAGCATCGAGGCACTGCCCGGCGCGACGGGTGCGGTCCAGCTCGTCGGACCCCGGTGGCGGGCACGGCACTGGGTGGGTCCAGTGACACGGTTCTTCGAGGACGGCGGTTCGCGCATCCTCATCGGCACCCGCGCCCTGCTCGGCGAGGGATGGAACGCGCGCCGCATCACCGGTCTGGTCGACCTCACCTCGGCCACGTCCACCACCGCGGTCGTGCAGACCCGCGGACGGGCGCTGCGCATCGACCCGGCCTGGCCCGACAAGGTCGCGATCACCTGGTCGGTGGTGTGCGTGAGCGCCGCGCACCCGCGTGGCGACCAGGACTGGAAGCGGCTGGTCCGCAAGCACCACGGGTTCTTCGGCGTCGACGAGGAGGGGGTGATCGCCGACGGAGTGGCGCACCTCGATGCCACGTTCTCGCCGTACTTCCCCCCAGCCGTCTCCGCGATCCCCGACATCAACGCGCGGATGACGGCGCGTGCCGCCGACCGCGACGCGATCCGCGCCGCGTGGCGGGTGGGGGAGCCCTACGAGGGGCGCACGGCGGTCGCGGTGCGGGTGCGGCGGCGTACCTCCGGCGCACTCATGCCGCTCACCGCCACGTCCCTCGTGCCGCAGGTGGTGGTCCACCAGGACCACGTCGAGCTCTCTGCTGAGGCGACGCCGCCCGTGACGAAGGCGCGGCGCCGTGTCGGGACGGCGGGTGCCGTCGGCACCATCGCGGCGATGGTCCTGGCCTCCTCCGGCGCCCTGAGTGACCCTGTGGCCGCGACAGTGCTCGGCGTGGTGGTGCTGGTGAGCATCCTGGGTTTCCTGACGGCGTGGGTGCGCGAAGGCCGGGCCCGTTCGGCGTACCTGCGTGAGCTCGCGTCCGCCGTCGCGGACCCGCCGAGCCTGGAGGCCATCGCCCGGGCCGTGGCGGGTGCGCTTCGGATCACCGGCCAGGTGAGCAAGGGCGGCGAGGCGGTCGACGTGCAGGTCGACGCCGGCGGCGACCACCGCGTCGTGCTGAGCGGGGTCAGCGAGGAGGAGTCCGCACTCTTCGCCACCAGTCTCGACGAGGCCCTCGCGCCGATCCAGATCCCGCGCTACGTCGTCGCGCGCCACCGGGTCTCGGGTGTCGTGCGGGTGCCCGCGGTCGTCTGGAGGGCCGACCTCGAACCACGCGTGCAACGCATGCTGCGGCCCGACCACACCACGTGGTTCGCCGTACCGACCGCGCTCGGGACCAACATCGAGCGAGCACGGGTGTACGGCGTGACCTGGCAGCGCTACGTCGGGGGTGACCCGGACCCGGTGTTCACGGGCTCGCCCGAGGGGGCGGGGGTGCTCGCCGCGCAGGCGGGGGCGGACCCCCTGGACGTCACGACGGTGATGCGGCGCCAATGGGAGTGA